Proteins from one Ciconia boyciana chromosome 26, ASM3463844v1, whole genome shotgun sequence genomic window:
- the SV2A gene encoding synaptic vesicle glycoprotein 2A, protein MDESFRDRTAFIRGAKDIAKEVKKHAAKKVSKGMDRMQDEYTKRSYSRFEEEEDDEDYPPQDGYYRGGEGANEEEGASSDATEGHDEEDEIYEGEYQGIPRHDSLKTGERLGAEAAVGAFDDSEGQRRKDKEELAQQYELILQECGHGRFQWTLYFVLGLALMADGVEVFVVGFVLPSAEKDMCLSDSNKGMLGLIVYLGMMVGAFLWGGLADRLGRRQCLLISLSVNSVFAFFSSFVQGYGTFLFCRLLSGVGIGGSIPIVFSYFSEFLAQEKRGEHLSWLCMFWMIGGIYASAMAWAIIPHYGWSFQMGSAYQFHSWRVFVLVCAFPSVFAIGALTTMPESPRFFLENGKHDEAWMVLKQVHDTNMRAKGHPERVFSVTHIKTIKREDELIEIQSDTGTWYRRWLVRFLNLSQQVWSNFQQCFAPEYRRVTLMMMAVWFTMSFSYYGLTVWFPDMIKHLQNIEYASRTKVFTHEKVRHFTFNFTLENQIHQGGEYFNDKFIGLKMKSVTFEDSLFEECYFEDITSSNTFFKNCTFISTVFYNTDLFEYKFINSRVVNSTFLHNKEGCQLDFSDDNNAYMIYFVSFLGTLAVLPGNIVSALLMDKIGRLRMLAGSSVMSCVSCFFLSFGNSESAMIALLCLFGGVSIASWNALDVLTVELYPSDKRTTAFGFLNALCKLAAVLGISIFTSFVGITKAVPILLASAALALGSSLALKLPETRGQALE, encoded by the exons ATGGATGAGAGCTTCCGAGACCGGACGGCGTTCATCCGGGGCGCCAAGGACATCGCCAAGGAGGTGAAGAAACACGCGGCCAAGAAGGTGAGCAAGGGCATGGACCGCATGCAGGACGAGTACACCAAGCGCTCCTACTCCCGCTtcgaggaagaggaggatgatgaAGACTACCCGCCCCAGGACGGCTACTAccgggggggcgagggggccAACGAAGAGGAGGGGGCTTCCAGCGATGCCACTGAGGGTCACGATGAGGAGGACGAGATCTACGAGGGCGAATACCAGGGCATCCCCCGGCACGACTCGCTGAAAACCGGGGAGCGGCTGGGGGCCGAGGCGGCCGTCGGCGCCTTCGATGACAGCGAGGGACAGCGGCGGAAGGACAAGGAGGAGCTGGCGCAGCAGTACGAGCTCATCCTGCAGGAGTGTGGCCACGGCCGCTTCCAGTGGACCCTCTACTTCGTCCTGGGACTGGCCCTCATGGCCGACGGCGTGGAGGTCTTCGTGGTGGGCTTCGTCCTGCCCAGCGCCGAGAAGGACATGTGCCTCTCTGACTCCAACAAGGGCATGCTGG ggctcATCGTGTACCTGGGCATGATGGTGGGCGCCTTCCTGTGGGGCGGGCTGGCCGACCGCCTGGGCCGAAGGCAGTGCCTCCTCATCTCCCTCTCCGTCAACAGCGTCTTCgccttcttctcctccttcgTCCAAGGCTACGGCACCTTCCTCTTCTGCCGTCTCCTCTCGGGCGTGGG CATCGGCGGCTCCATCCCCATCGTCTTCTCCTACTTCTCGGAGTTCCTGGCGCAGGAGAAGCGCGGGGAGCACCTGAGCTGGCTCTGCATGTTCTGGATGATCGGGGGCATCTACGCCTCCGCCATGGCTTGGGCCATCATCCCCCACTACG GCTGGAGCTTCCAGATGGGCTCGGCGTACCAGTTCCACAGCTGGAGGGTCTTCGTCCTGGTCTGCGCCTTCCCCTCGGTCTTCGCCATCGGGGCGCTCACCACCATGCCCGAGAGCCCCCGCTTCTTCCTGGAG AACGGCAAGCACGACGAGGCCTGGATGGTGCTGAAGCAGGTCCACGACACCAACATGAGGGCCAAGGGCCACCCTGAAAGGGTCTTCTCG GTCACCCACATCAAGACCATCAAGCGGGAGGACGAACTCATCGAGATCCAGTCGGACACCGGCACCTGGTACCGGCGCTGGCTCGTCCGATTCCTCAACCTCTCGCAGcag GTCTGGAGCAACTTCCAGCAGTGCTTCGCGCCCGAGTACCGCCGGGTGACGCTGATGATGATGGCCGTGTGGTTCACCATGTCCTTCag CTACTACGGGCTGACGGTCTGGTTCCCGGACATGATAAAGCACCTGCAGAACATCGAGTACGCCTCGCGCACCAAGGTCTTCACCCACGAGAAGGTCCGGCACTTCACCTTCAACTTCACCCTGGAGAACCAGATCCACCAGGGCGGGGAGTACTTCAACGACAA GTTCATCGGTCTGAAGATGAAGTCGGTGACGTTCGAGGACTCGCTCTTCGAGGAGTGCTACTTCGAGGACATCACCTCCAGCAACACCTTCTTCAAGAACTGCACCTTCATCTCCACCGTCTTCTACAACACAG ATCTCTTCGAGTACAAGTTCATCAACAGCCGGGTGGTGAACAGCACCTTCCTGCACAACAAGGAGGGCTGCCAGCTGGACTTCAGCGACGACAACAACGCCTACATGATTTACTTCgtcagcttcttgggcaccttGGCCGTCCTCCCCGGGAACATCGTCTCGGCCCTCCTCATGGACAAGATCGGCCGCCTCCGCATGCTGG CCGGCTCCAGCGTCATGTCCTGCgtcagctgcttcttcctctccttcgGCAACAGCGAGTCGGCCATGATCGCGCTGCTCTGCCTCTTCGGCGGCGTCAGCATCGCCTCCTGGAACGCCCTCGACGTGCTCACCGTGGAGCTCTACCCCTCCGACAAGAG GACGACGGCCTTCGGGTTCCTCAACGCCCTCTGCAAGCTGGCGGCCGTGCTGGGCATCAGCATCTTCACCTCCTTCGTGGGCATCACCAAGGCCGTGCCCATCCTCTTGGCCTCCGCCGCCCTGGCCCTCGGCAGCTCCCTCGCCTTGAAACTGCCGGAAACTCGGGGGCAAGCCCTGGAGTGA